GCCATTCTCACGGTCACCGCGGCGGAAAAGGGACGCGAGTGATTGTCGTAGAGCTTATATCCAAAAGTGTGGTGATGTGGCCCCACGGCAGTTGTCCAACAACCGTTTCATCTCTGCAAGCTGCCGCGAAAGACCGCATACAGTACAGGTTGCTTTGCGACAATCCGGTCATCTTCAAAACTCACTTTCGAGGTCAGAAGCGAGTCGCTTGATCACCTCGCTTCCCCAGCCTCGACGATCTTGCTGGGCTAGGATCTCGTTGCAGATCTGCCAGTACAACTCGGTGAGTTGGGTGTCGACAGTAACGCCAACCTGTCGCAGCCGACGTAGGTGGCGAGCAGGGGCGATGCGTACTGGTTTTGCGAGGCGGTCGATGCGCTCAGCCAGCGGGGCGCCCCGGCGACGGGCAACGCAACCGCGCACGAAATTGGGGTCGGCCAGAGTTGCGCGTCACGGTTGATCAAGAGCGCCGCAGCATCCGGCTATCTGGTTATGGCGGCATCCCCGACCGACGGTCGACAACGCGAAGCATCGCTCGCCCCCGCGGGCCGATCCATGCTCGACCCGGCGCATCGCTGGCAGGAGGACATGTTTGCTCAGCTGACTACAGGCTGGACCAGATAAGAAGCTGTCCAGGCGAGGAAGAAGTACAGAAGCACAGCCACCACGAGGGCGAAAAGGATCGGCACCCGAATTTCCAGCGCTCGAGGCCGCGGCCGACGATCCCCGAGAAAGATGACTAGCAGGGGAACGTGCATCCCCACATTTCAGGTGACGGTGGTTAGGACAGGATATCGCGGATACGCCTGAGAGTCATTGGGACACCAGCGTCCTTGCGGATAGATACTTGCCGCTCAGCATCCGAGCCGTACCGTTCTGAGAAGACCGCTTCGGCTTTTTCGCCAAACCGCGTGGCAAGCGTCAAGCGGGTTCCATCGCTTTCTGGCCGCCAGCGGTAGGTCCATGTGACATAGCCCTCTACCGCTCCGGCCGGTCCAACTGACCACGAAAATCCATACGTACTCCGCGGAAGCTACTGGTCCAATATGGCCTCGTAGTATTCCTGAGAGTCCTTCACGTCCTGGGCATAGGGCTTCGCGGAGAAGTGTTCGAGCTTCATCAACGCGGCCGGCTGACCGGAGCTAAACAGCAACGCGCGGCCCGAGGGCATCCCGGCGAGATCCGCTACATCCATGATCCGCTCACGTTGGATCGACGTCGAGGTCGACCGGCCGCGCTGGGCGCTGCTGGTCTGGCGCTTGATCACGTCGCGCTCTCCCACGAGTTGGGAGAGGAACGGTAGAAACTCATCCTCAGACAGTCCCGAGCCGGCTACTCGGATATTGGCCGAGGACCAGAGCTTGCGCATCCCTTCCTTGCCGAACGCTTCCACGCCCTGGACGAAGCTTTGGAAGAACGTTGAGACCACGATGCCGCGTGAACCGTAGTGCGAATACAGGTCCGGCAGCTCACGCCACCGGACCACGTTGGCAGCCTCATCGAGAACGGCCATCACCGGAGGCGAGAGCCGGCCACCAGGCAGCCGGCCGGCGCGCTTCTCCGCAGAAGTCAGCGTGGCCATGACCAACGCGGCGGTGATCGCGCGAGCAGATCCACCACCCTCACGCGAGATCAGATATAGCGTG
The sequence above is a segment of the Nesterenkonia lutea genome. Coding sequences within it:
- a CDS encoding DUF1016 N-terminal domain-containing protein, with the protein product MRGCVARRRGAPLAERIDRLAKPVRIAPARHLRRLRQVGVTVDTQLTELYWQICNEILAQQDRRGWGSEVIKRLASDLESEF